The following nucleotide sequence is from Mesobacillus jeotgali.
CAGGCTGACCTCAAGTTCGGAGGCTTCCGCCACAACATGATGGTTTGTGACAATATAGGCTTTGTCACCTTCCTTTTTATAAACCACGCCAGATCCTGTGCCGCCTGATTCCTGGGATTGCCCCCAGAAGCTTGTACTTTCCTGGATATTCGTAATCCCTACTACTGCATCTCCTGCCTTGTCAACTGCTTCAGTGATTTGCGAGTAAACATCAATCGATACATTTTTCTTAGTTGTATTGCCTGCTTCGCTTTCTTCAGCAGGCTCTTCATCTGTTACTGCTGTTTGATTTTTAGGTTCTATGTCATATGGCAGCACATCCAAGTTAGATAATAAGGGAATCGAGAAGATCACCAATAATGCACCTATGACTGCGCCTGCCAGGCTGGCCCAGAAGCCGCCCTTCCTGCTATTTTGCGGTTTATACCGGCTTTGATAATCTTGATCATAATAACCCAATGTCCACCAATCCTTTCATTGACCAATAGAAATGCTAGTTATTTTTATATAGATTATTATACTATCAGTAACGAAAATTTCTAAATCATAAGCCCTTCTATTCACCTGGAAATTAAAAAGGAGCAAAGGCATTCTCAGAATGCCTTCACTCCTTTACCTATAAATTCATTGCCCATAAACAAGTTAAATGGCTGTCAAAGGGGTTGGGGTCTTTGGATCTGTATCAAGCAAATCGAACTGCTCCCCTACTAAGATGCCTTTGCCTTCCAGTGTTTGGGTGACTGACATCCTTGCAAGGTCCTTCATATTGTTATCTGTGCTTAAATGAGCCAGATAAATCCGTTTTGTATTGTCCCCTGCCACTTCGCTCATGGCGACAGCTGCATCCTCATTCGAGACATGGCCATAATCGCTAAGGATCCGGCGCTTGACGCTCCATGGATATCTTCCCATTCTCAGCATCTGGACATCATGGTTGCTTTCAAACACATAGGCATCAGCATTGGATATGATTCCTTTCATCCGGTCGCTGACATAGCCTGTGTCTGTGATAAGCACCAGCTTTTTGCCTTCTTTATGGAATACGTAGAACATCGGCTCGGCCGCGTCATGTGAGACACCGAAGGATTCGATATCCAGGCCGCCGAAGGTTTTTACGGTTTCCATTTCAAAAGAGAATTTCTGCTCAAGCGGGACTTCCCCAATCAAGCCGTCCATCGCTTTCCATGTTTTTTCATTCGCATAGATTGGCAGCTTATACTTACGGGCAACGATTCCTATGCCTTTTATATGATCGCTATGTTCATGCGTCACTAATATACCTGAGAGG
It contains:
- a CDS encoding MBL fold metallo-hydrolase, whose amino-acid sequence is MSLHFSVLASGSTGNAIYVETEGQSFLVDAGLSGKQMDTLFKQIGRDMKDLSGILVTHEHSDHIKGIGIVARKYKLPIYANEKTWKAMDGLIGEVPLEQKFSFEMETVKTFGGLDIESFGVSHDAAEPMFYVFHKEGKKLVLITDTGYVSDRMKGIISNADAYVFESNHDVQMLRMGRYPWSVKRRILSDYGHVSNEDAAVAMSEVAGDNTKRIYLAHLSTDNNMKDLARMSVTQTLEGKGILVGEQFDLLDTDPKTPTPLTAI